A stretch of Anaeromyxobacter dehalogenans 2CP-1 DNA encodes these proteins:
- the dnaJ gene encoding molecular chaperone DnaJ has protein sequence MAGNTVEKRDYYEVLGVGRDADEQTLKTAYRKLAHKYHPDKNEGSKEAEERFKEASEAYSVLSDPDKRARYDRFGHANGQGFEDFGFGGAASINDIFGDIFGEMFGGGPGRRQRGRARGSDLRYHLELAFEDAAFGTTARVTIPRPRTCEACKGSGAKPGTSPRTCPTCGGAGEIRLTQGFFSIARTCHHCQGTGRVVVDKCQSCGGAGATREQATVEVKVPAGVDTGTRLKLSGEGEPAPTPGGIPGDLYVVVQVREHPIFKREETEVLCEIPISFTQAALGAQIDVPTLDGPTKLRVPAGTQSGKMFRLKGKGIPSLQGSGRGDQHVRVLVETPTHLTKEQRDLLERFAALSGEETNPQARTFWEKVGDILR, from the coding sequence ATGGCCGGGAACACAGTGGAAAAACGCGATTACTACGAAGTCCTCGGCGTGGGGAGGGACGCGGACGAGCAGACCCTCAAGACCGCCTACCGCAAGCTCGCCCACAAGTACCACCCGGACAAGAACGAGGGCTCGAAGGAGGCAGAGGAGCGCTTCAAGGAGGCCTCCGAGGCCTACTCGGTCCTGTCGGATCCCGACAAGCGGGCCCGCTACGACCGCTTCGGCCACGCGAACGGCCAGGGCTTCGAGGACTTCGGCTTCGGCGGCGCGGCCAGCATCAACGACATCTTCGGCGACATCTTCGGCGAGATGTTCGGGGGCGGCCCCGGCCGGCGGCAGCGCGGCCGCGCCCGCGGCTCCGACCTGCGCTACCACCTCGAGCTCGCCTTCGAGGACGCCGCCTTCGGCACCACCGCGCGCGTCACCATCCCGCGCCCGCGCACCTGCGAGGCCTGCAAGGGCTCCGGCGCGAAGCCCGGCACCAGCCCGCGCACCTGCCCGACCTGCGGCGGCGCCGGCGAGATCCGGCTGACGCAGGGCTTCTTCTCCATCGCCCGCACCTGCCACCACTGCCAGGGCACGGGGCGCGTCGTGGTGGACAAGTGCCAGAGCTGCGGCGGCGCGGGCGCCACCCGCGAGCAGGCCACCGTGGAGGTGAAGGTGCCGGCCGGCGTGGACACCGGCACGCGCCTGAAGCTCTCCGGGGAGGGCGAGCCGGCCCCGACGCCGGGCGGGATCCCGGGCGACCTGTACGTGGTCGTGCAGGTCCGCGAGCACCCCATCTTCAAGCGCGAGGAGACCGAGGTCCTCTGCGAGATCCCCATCTCCTTCACGCAGGCGGCGCTCGGCGCGCAGATCGACGTCCCGACCCTCGACGGGCCCACCAAGCTGCGGGTCCCGGCGGGCACGCAGAGCGGCAAGATGTTCCGGCTGAAGGGAAAGGGCATCCCGTCGCTGCAGGGCAGCGGCCGCGGCGACCAGCACGTGCGCGTGCTGGTGGAGACGCCCACCCACCTCACCAAGGAGCAGCGCGACCTGCTGGAGCGGTTCGCGGCGCTCTCCGGCGAGGAGACGAACCCGCAGGCCCGGACCTTCTGGGAGAAGGTCGGCGACATCCTTCGGTGA
- the dnaK gene encoding molecular chaperone DnaK, with product MSKVIGIDLGTTNSCVSVMEGGEVVVIPNSEGSRTTPSMVAFTDGGERLVGQIAKRQAITNPESTVYVVKRLIGRKFEDPEVQRSAGLVPYRIVPAENGDAWVDVGGKGYSPAEVSAMVLGRMRQTAEDYLGEPVTEAIVTCPAYFNDAQRQATKDAGRIAGLNVLRIINEPTAAALAYGIDKQQAGKSERVAVYDLGGGTFDITILELNQGVFEVKATNGDTFLGGEDFDQRLMDWLSKRFQEQNGIDLRRDRMALQRLKEAAERAKHELSSAGETEVNLPFITADATGPKHLAETIDRATLEELVGDLVEKTIGPCKTALKDAGVGVGQIDTVILVGGMTRMPKVQEVVRRFFGKEPHKGVNPDEVVAVGAAIQGGVLKGEVKDVLLLDVTPLSLGVETAGGVFTKIIDKNTTVPCKKSQVFSTAVDNQPLVSVHVLQGEREMAADDKTLARFELVGIPPAPRGVPQIEVTFDIDANGIVHVSAKDLGTGKQQQIRITASSGLSEEEIQRMIRDADANKADDRVKKELADLKNNAEGLIYTTEKSLEEYASALKAEDLAEIRADLEALKAVLPGVDPAAIKDALTRLEGSAYRIADAIYAQQGGSTS from the coding sequence ATCCCGAACAGCGAGGGATCGCGCACCACGCCGTCCATGGTCGCGTTCACCGACGGTGGAGAGCGGCTGGTCGGCCAGATCGCGAAGCGGCAGGCGATCACGAACCCCGAGTCCACCGTCTACGTGGTGAAGCGGCTCATCGGCCGCAAGTTCGAGGACCCCGAGGTGCAGCGGTCGGCGGGGCTGGTGCCCTACCGCATCGTGCCCGCCGAGAACGGCGACGCCTGGGTGGACGTGGGCGGCAAGGGCTACTCGCCGGCCGAGGTCTCGGCGATGGTGCTCGGGCGGATGCGGCAGACCGCCGAGGACTACCTGGGCGAGCCGGTCACCGAGGCGATCGTCACCTGCCCGGCCTACTTCAACGACGCCCAGCGTCAGGCCACCAAGGACGCGGGCCGCATCGCCGGCCTGAACGTGCTGCGCATCATCAACGAGCCGACCGCGGCCGCGCTCGCCTACGGCATCGACAAGCAGCAGGCGGGCAAGTCGGAGCGGGTGGCGGTGTACGACCTCGGCGGCGGCACCTTCGACATCACCATCCTGGAGCTGAACCAGGGCGTGTTCGAGGTGAAGGCCACGAACGGCGACACGTTCCTGGGCGGCGAGGACTTCGACCAGCGGCTCATGGACTGGCTGTCGAAGCGGTTCCAGGAGCAGAACGGCATCGACCTGCGCCGCGACCGCATGGCGCTGCAGCGGCTGAAGGAGGCCGCCGAGCGCGCCAAGCACGAGCTGTCCAGCGCCGGCGAGACCGAGGTGAACCTCCCGTTCATCACCGCCGACGCGACCGGGCCGAAGCACCTCGCCGAGACCATCGACCGCGCCACGCTGGAGGAGCTGGTCGGCGACCTGGTCGAGAAGACCATCGGGCCGTGCAAGACCGCGCTCAAGGACGCCGGCGTCGGGGTGGGCCAGATCGACACGGTGATCCTGGTCGGCGGCATGACGCGCATGCCGAAGGTGCAGGAGGTGGTGCGCCGCTTCTTCGGCAAGGAGCCGCACAAGGGCGTCAACCCGGACGAGGTGGTGGCCGTGGGCGCCGCCATCCAGGGCGGCGTGCTGAAGGGCGAGGTGAAGGACGTCCTGCTGCTCGACGTGACGCCGCTGTCGCTCGGCGTCGAGACCGCCGGCGGCGTGTTCACCAAGATCATCGACAAGAACACCACCGTGCCCTGCAAGAAGTCGCAGGTGTTCTCCACCGCGGTGGACAACCAGCCGCTCGTCTCGGTCCACGTGCTCCAGGGCGAGCGCGAGATGGCGGCCGACGACAAGACGCTGGCGCGCTTCGAGCTGGTGGGCATTCCCCCGGCGCCGCGCGGCGTGCCGCAGATCGAGGTCACGTTCGACATCGACGCGAACGGCATCGTGCACGTGTCGGCGAAGGACCTCGGCACCGGCAAGCAGCAGCAGATCCGGATCACCGCCTCCTCGGGCCTCTCCGAGGAGGAGATCCAGCGGATGATCCGCGACGCCGACGCGAACAAGGCCGACGACCGGGTGAAGAAGGAGCTGGCGGACCTCAAGAACAACGCCGAGGGGCTCATCTACACGACCGAGAAGAGCCTGGAGGAGTACGCCTCGGCGCTGAAGGCGGAGGACCTCGCCGAGATCCGCGCCGACCTCGAGGCGCTGAAGGCCGTGCTGCCGGGCGTGGACCCCGCGGCGATCAAGGACGCGCTGACGCGCCTGGAGGGCTCGGCGTACCGGATCGCCGACGCCATCTACGCGCAGCAGGGCGGCAGCACCAGCTAG